One Alkalidesulfovibrio alkalitolerans DSM 16529 genomic region harbors:
- a CDS encoding flagellin N-terminal helical domain-containing protein: protein MSLVINHNLMAMNAARNLTTAYSNLGTSVNRLSSGLRINGAADDAAGLAIRELMRADIASINQGIRNAMDAISMIQTADGALGVIDEKLIRMKELAEQAATGTYNSDQRLIIDSEYQAMASEISRIANATDFNGVYLLNGNLSSETHNGEGLNSTGKLKVHFGAGNDSAEDYYYIQIGNSTASALGVGLGAAAGAAAKSVSTQALAQKALQGIQNAIISKDKIRAN, encoded by the coding sequence ATGTCTCTCGTCATCAATCACAATCTCATGGCCATGAACGCGGCCCGCAACCTGACCACGGCTTACAGCAACCTGGGCACGTCGGTGAACCGGCTGTCCTCGGGCCTGCGCATCAACGGCGCGGCCGACGACGCCGCGGGTCTGGCGATCCGCGAACTCATGCGCGCGGATATCGCGTCCATCAACCAGGGCATCCGCAACGCCATGGACGCGATCTCCATGATCCAGACCGCGGACGGGGCGCTCGGCGTCATCGACGAAAAGCTGATCCGCATGAAGGAACTCGCCGAGCAGGCTGCCACCGGCACCTACAACTCGGACCAGCGCCTCATCATCGACTCCGAGTACCAGGCCATGGCCTCGGAAATCAGCCGTATCGCAAACGCCACGGACTTCAACGGCGTTTACCTGCTGAACGGCAACCTGAGCTCTGAGACCCACAACGGCGAAGGCCTGAACTCCACGGGCAAGCTCAAGGTCCACTTCGGCGCGGGCAACGATTCGGCCGAAGACTACTACTACATCCAGATCGGCAACTCCACGGCCTCGGCGCTCGGCGTCGGTCTTGGCGCCGCAGCGGGCGCGGCCGCCAAGTCCGTGTCCACCCAGGCCCTGGCGCAGAAGGCCCTGCAGGGCATCCAAAACGCCATCATCTCCAAGGACAAGATCCGCGCCAACC
- the tsaB gene encoding tRNA (adenosine(37)-N6)-threonylcarbamoyltransferase complex dimerization subunit type 1 TsaB — MAVLGAAEERLHLVIGRDVDGELVLEMAQEWRAPMRAMALLAPSLHAALSLLGGPGRLKGLACVRGPGSFSGLRVVLSFAEGMKAGLGLPLGGLSHLHVLALSAPKFPDGTLAVVTHARRGLVHVQAFFAPSLDPLCDVRVLSVPEAIAAIEELPGPVRVLGSGLRRNAQAFAALATSVQTLDQRFDHPLPEALLEAARLATFSLDPVEPLYVRPSDAEENLPQIAAGRGLSPDEAARMLEKARLSAQKF, encoded by the coding sequence GTGGCCGTACTGGGCGCGGCCGAAGAACGGCTGCACCTGGTCATCGGGCGCGACGTGGACGGCGAGCTTGTCCTGGAGATGGCCCAGGAATGGCGCGCGCCTATGCGCGCCATGGCCCTGCTCGCCCCGTCGCTTCACGCCGCGCTTTCCCTTCTCGGTGGCCCCGGCCGCCTGAAGGGCTTGGCCTGCGTTCGGGGTCCGGGCTCGTTTTCCGGGCTGCGCGTGGTGCTCTCCTTTGCCGAGGGAATGAAGGCCGGGCTCGGCCTGCCCCTGGGCGGACTCTCGCACCTGCACGTCCTGGCGCTCTCCGCGCCGAAATTCCCCGACGGAACCCTGGCCGTGGTCACCCATGCCCGGCGCGGGCTGGTCCATGTCCAGGCCTTCTTTGCCCCCTCGCTCGATCCCCTGTGCGACGTGCGCGTGCTGTCCGTCCCGGAAGCGATCGCGGCGATCGAGGAACTGCCTGGCCCGGTCCGGGTTCTGGGTAGCGGACTGCGCCGCAACGCGCAGGCGTTCGCCGCTCTCGCTACCTCCGTCCAGACACTCGACCAGCGCTTCGACCACCCTCTGCCCGAAGCCTTGCTCGAAGCCGCCCGACTCGCCACATTCTCCCTTGATCCAGTGGAGCCGCTCTACGTCAGACCTTCTGATGCCGAGGAAAATCTCCCCCAGATCGCGGCCGGACGGGGGCTCTCCCCAGACGAAGCGGCTCGCATGCTGGAAAAGGCCCGCCTCAGCGCGCAAAAATTTTGA
- the rseP gene encoding RIP metalloprotease RseP, giving the protein MIDALAVILVLGGLIFFHELGHFVVARIFGVGVKVFSLGFGPRLFGFKHGPTDYRVCAVPLGGYVSMVGEHDQAEMPEGFTPKDSFSLKPPWQRMLIVAAGPGFNFLLAFLIFWGLMFSGAQSLHLIVNSVQDGSPAQEAGLLPDDEITAIGGKALWFGDELVEHVREYPDTAMRLSILRGEETFEISLAPREMTVTHPDGGETTRPMIGVGFGYKTVPAEVSMLEAPVLAWKKLSALTSKILAGIGSIITGAVSTKEIGGPILIAQVVAESAKHGVTTVLQMAAFLSVNLALINLLPIPVLDGGHILFYGIESVTRKPVGPRIQAVTTRIGLFLLLTLMALAIYNDIVRSFFGEPA; this is encoded by the coding sequence GTGATTGATGCCTTGGCCGTTATCCTCGTACTCGGCGGCCTGATATTCTTCCATGAACTCGGACACTTCGTCGTGGCCCGCATCTTCGGCGTGGGCGTAAAGGTCTTCTCCCTGGGATTTGGCCCCCGCCTCTTCGGCTTCAAGCACGGCCCCACGGACTACCGCGTCTGCGCCGTTCCGCTGGGCGGCTACGTGAGCATGGTCGGCGAGCACGACCAAGCCGAGATGCCCGAGGGCTTCACACCCAAGGACAGCTTCTCGCTCAAGCCGCCCTGGCAGCGCATGCTCATCGTGGCCGCCGGGCCGGGCTTCAACTTCCTGTTGGCCTTCCTCATCTTCTGGGGACTCATGTTCAGCGGGGCGCAGTCGCTGCACCTGATCGTCAACTCCGTGCAGGACGGCAGCCCGGCCCAGGAGGCGGGCCTCTTGCCGGACGACGAGATCACGGCCATCGGCGGCAAAGCCCTGTGGTTCGGCGACGAGCTCGTCGAGCACGTGCGCGAGTATCCTGACACGGCCATGCGCCTTTCCATCCTTCGCGGCGAGGAGACGTTCGAAATAAGCCTCGCGCCCCGTGAAATGACCGTAACCCACCCGGACGGAGGCGAAACGACCCGCCCCATGATAGGCGTGGGCTTCGGCTACAAAACCGTTCCGGCCGAGGTCTCGATGCTTGAGGCCCCGGTCCTGGCCTGGAAGAAGCTCTCTGCCCTGACGAGCAAGATTCTCGCGGGCATAGGCTCGATCATCACCGGCGCGGTCTCCACCAAGGAGATCGGAGGCCCCATCCTCATCGCCCAGGTGGTGGCCGAATCCGCCAAACACGGCGTGACCACGGTCCTGCAGATGGCCGCTTTCCTCTCGGTCAATCTGGCGCTCATCAACCTCTTGCCCATCCCGGTACTCGACGGCGGGCACATCCTGTTCTATGGCATAGAATCCGTGACCAGAAAGCCCGTAGGACCGAGAATCCAGGCCGTGACCACGCGCATCGGCCTGTTCCTGTTGCTCACCCTCATGGCCCTGGCGATCTACAATGACATCGTCCGCTCCTTCTTCGGCGAGCCGGCCTGA
- the dxr gene encoding 1-deoxy-D-xylulose-5-phosphate reductoisomerase: MHTAYISPLPDRETQTAPRRLVVLGSTGSIGAQALDVVAEHPERFDVLALTGGRNVALLAAQAMRFRPRFLAVLDQPLAAELRERLPGDYTPEILSGPESFVELAELSEADMVLSSIVGAAGLPPTFAAVRQGTDVALANKESLVLAGGLIRAACRESGAALLPVDSEHNALFQASCNETAASLRRLILTASGGPFRGRDRAFLETVTPAQALAHPNWSMGAKISIDSATLMNKGLEVIEACHLYGLPESRVATVVHPQSIVHSLAEYVDGSLLAHLGPPDMRVAIAYCLCYPERVALSVTPIDLVRLGGLTFEEPDLALFPCLRLAREAFAASPSHPVVLNAANEVAVALFLSGALPFLGIPRLIERCLDRHDGRDIPDLSSVLDLDHEARERARELSGALRD, encoded by the coding sequence GTGCACACCGCATACATCTCCCCGCTCCCCGACCGCGAAACGCAAACGGCCCCGCGCCGCCTGGTGGTGCTCGGCAGCACCGGCTCCATAGGGGCGCAGGCGCTTGACGTCGTGGCCGAGCATCCCGAGCGCTTCGACGTCCTGGCCCTCACGGGAGGCAGGAACGTCGCCCTGCTCGCGGCCCAGGCCATGCGTTTCCGGCCCCGGTTTCTGGCCGTGCTCGACCAGCCCCTGGCCGCCGAGTTACGCGAGCGCCTGCCGGGCGACTACACGCCCGAAATCCTGAGCGGCCCCGAATCCTTCGTGGAATTGGCCGAGCTATCCGAGGCCGACATGGTGCTTTCAAGCATCGTGGGCGCGGCCGGACTGCCGCCGACCTTCGCGGCCGTGCGCCAGGGAACCGACGTGGCCCTGGCCAACAAGGAATCGCTCGTGCTCGCGGGCGGCCTGATCCGCGCGGCCTGCCGCGAGAGCGGCGCGGCGCTTCTGCCCGTGGATTCGGAGCACAACGCCCTGTTCCAGGCATCGTGCAACGAGACCGCCGCCTCGCTCAGACGTCTCATCCTGACCGCCTCGGGCGGACCGTTCCGGGGCCGCGACCGCGCCTTCCTGGAAACCGTGACGCCGGCCCAGGCCCTGGCGCACCCCAACTGGAGCATGGGCGCGAAGATATCCATCGACTCGGCCACGCTCATGAACAAAGGACTCGAAGTCATCGAGGCCTGCCACCTCTACGGCCTTCCCGAAAGCCGCGTGGCCACCGTGGTCCACCCGCAGAGCATCGTCCATTCGCTGGCCGAATACGTGGACGGCTCGCTTCTGGCCCATCTTGGCCCGCCGGACATGCGCGTGGCCATCGCCTACTGCCTGTGTTATCCTGAACGCGTGGCTCTCTCCGTGACGCCCATCGACCTGGTGCGCCTGGGCGGCCTGACCTTCGAGGAGCCCGATCTCGCACTCTTCCCCTGTCTCAGGCTCGCCCGCGAGGCCTTTGCCGCCTCGCCAAGCCACCCCGTGGTGCTCAACGCCGCCAACGAGGTGGCCGTGGCCCTGTTCCTCAGCGGCGCGCTGCCGTTCCTCGGCATCCCGCGCCTCATCGAGCGCTGTCTCGACCGTCACGACGGCCGCGACATTCCGGACCTTTCCTCGGTCCTCGACCTTGACCACGAGGCGCGAGAGCGCGCCCGTGAACTGAGCGGAGCCCTGCGTGATTGA
- a CDS encoding phosphatidate cytidylyltransferase, with protein sequence MSAPNLRARVITSAIMVAALAVVLTTGGVAVALAALAVSLFGLLEFYAMFWPGRAGLGKKVLGGLLACALFAAAFGGDPVYLILTLTACLWVGNIFFLLCFSKDSCSAHYTNAAVLTAGLLYVPLPLALFIFFSPVEILFLLLIVAASDTGAYFTGCRVGGPKVWEAISPKKTWSGSAGGLILSLLVALAFGLPLGVASWQAFLLAGLTLNLAAQFGDFFESALKRWLGVKDSGTILPGHGGILDRIDGLLLAVPVYAAWRICWPLFAPTT encoded by the coding sequence ATGAGCGCTCCCAACCTGCGCGCCCGCGTGATCACCTCGGCGATCATGGTCGCCGCGCTCGCCGTCGTCCTGACCACGGGCGGAGTGGCCGTGGCCCTCGCGGCCCTGGCCGTCTCGCTCTTTGGCCTGCTCGAATTCTACGCCATGTTCTGGCCGGGACGCGCGGGACTCGGCAAAAAAGTGCTGGGTGGGCTCCTGGCCTGCGCGCTCTTCGCGGCCGCCTTCGGCGGCGATCCGGTCTACCTGATCCTGACGCTCACGGCCTGCCTGTGGGTCGGCAACATTTTCTTTCTGCTCTGCTTCAGCAAGGACTCGTGCAGCGCCCATTACACCAATGCGGCCGTGCTCACGGCCGGGCTGCTTTACGTGCCCCTGCCCCTGGCCCTGTTCATTTTCTTCTCTCCCGTGGAGATTCTTTTCTTGCTCCTCATTGTCGCGGCCTCGGACACGGGCGCCTATTTCACGGGCTGCCGCGTGGGCGGCCCAAAGGTCTGGGAGGCCATCAGCCCCAAGAAGACCTGGTCCGGCAGCGCGGGCGGCCTGATCCTGAGTCTGCTCGTGGCCCTGGCCTTCGGTCTGCCGCTGGGTGTGGCCTCCTGGCAGGCGTTTCTCCTGGCGGGCCTGACACTAAATCTGGCGGCCCAGTTCGGCGACTTCTTCGAGTCCGCGCTCAAGCGCTGGCTGGGAGTCAAGGATTCCGGCACCATCCTGCCCGGGCACGGCGGCATCCTGGACCGCATCGACGGTCTGCTCCTGGCCGTGCCGGTCTACGCGGCCTGGCGCATCTGCTGGCCGCTTTTCGCGCCCACCACCTGA
- a CDS encoding rubredoxin, which yields MAAPEEMYQCQTVNCGYIYNPDKGDRKGKIPAGTKFEDLPDEWRCPVCGGTKKCFRPLAGPGSNVQAHCEKPTR from the coding sequence ATGGCAGCGCCAGAAGAGATGTATCAGTGCCAGACCGTCAACTGCGGCTATATCTACAATCCGGACAAGGGCGACCGGAAGGGCAAGATCCCCGCCGGAACGAAGTTCGAGGATCTTCCCGACGAGTGGCGCTGTCCGGTCTGCGGAGGCACCAAGAAATGCTTCCGCCCCCTGGCCGGGCCCGGCTCCAACGTGCAGGCGCACTGCGAAAAGCCCACCCGGTAG
- a CDS encoding aldo/keto reductase, translated as MQPSDPIVTAPFGSSGRVVTRLGLGGEGILRTFGEEAGAAAVIEEALAQGITYFDTAPAYAGSEGYLGEVWKRLPGAREGIFQTSKSARRSAQGAREDLENTLRRLGTDHLDLWQIHDVRDADDIAAIEGPGGALEAFIAAREAGQARLIGVTGHHDPETLLHCVTTWPLDSVLLPVNPPEAALGGFLDRVLPAARARGMAVVGMKIYGGGHYIFPQGHVTPELLLRFALSQNVDVCVVGCGMPDHVRIAARVAKGFTPMPAEAREELAAAFAPHAARMAFYRGQRPG; from the coding sequence ATGCAACCAAGCGACCCCATCGTCACCGCCCCCTTCGGCTCCAGCGGCCGCGTCGTCACCCGCCTGGGCCTGGGCGGAGAGGGCATCCTGCGCACCTTCGGCGAGGAGGCAGGGGCCGCGGCCGTCATCGAGGAGGCCCTGGCCCAGGGCATCACCTATTTCGACACCGCACCGGCCTACGCAGGCAGCGAAGGCTACCTGGGCGAGGTTTGGAAGCGGCTTCCCGGCGCGCGCGAAGGGATATTCCAGACCAGCAAGTCGGCCCGCCGCAGCGCGCAAGGCGCGCGCGAGGACTTGGAGAACACGCTCCGGCGGCTTGGCACGGACCACCTGGACCTGTGGCAGATCCACGACGTGCGCGACGCCGACGACATCGCGGCCATCGAGGGGCCGGGCGGGGCGCTGGAAGCCTTCATCGCCGCGCGCGAGGCGGGCCAGGCCCGTCTGATCGGCGTCACCGGCCACCACGACCCGGAGACACTCTTGCACTGCGTGACCACCTGGCCGCTGGACAGCGTGCTGTTGCCGGTGAACCCGCCCGAAGCGGCGCTGGGCGGCTTTCTCGACCGCGTCCTGCCTGCGGCCAGGGCGCGCGGCATGGCCGTGGTCGGCATGAAAATCTACGGCGGCGGCCACTACATCTTCCCACAGGGGCACGTCACGCCCGAACTGTTGCTGCGCTTCGCGCTTTCGCAAAATGTGGACGTGTGCGTGGTGGGCTGCGGCATGCCCGACCATGTGCGCATCGCCGCGCGCGTGGCGAAAGGATTCACGCCCATGCCCGCCGAGGCGCGGGAGGAGTTGGCTGCGGCCTTTGCGCCGCACGCCGCGCGCATGGCCTTTTATCGCGGTCAGCGGCCGGGTTAG
- a CDS encoding YbgA family protein: MTLKLGVSACLLGQNVRYDGGHQLDRWIRDTLGAFVSFVPVCPEVESGLPIPREAMRLKGSVEFPRLVGTQSGHDYTQRMQDFCARRVSELEQEDLCGFIFKSKSPSSGMERVKVYNDAGMPEQKGVGFFAREFMKRFPLLPCEEDGRLHDAALRENFLERVFTMKRWRDMLAEGPTLGRLVGFHTRHKLLLRSHSEKHYREMGRMVATGREKPLPQLVHDYQNILMAALALKATPRKHLNVLQHAAGHFKRALTSDEKAELGEVFGHYRDGHVPLIVPITLINHYVRKYSEEYLAAQTYLNPHPIELKLRNHV, from the coding sequence ATGACCCTGAAACTCGGCGTCAGCGCCTGCCTGCTCGGCCAAAACGTGCGCTACGACGGCGGCCATCAGCTCGACCGTTGGATACGCGACACTCTGGGCGCGTTCGTAAGCTTCGTGCCCGTCTGTCCGGAGGTTGAGAGCGGCCTGCCCATCCCGCGTGAAGCCATGCGCCTCAAAGGCAGCGTGGAGTTTCCTCGCCTCGTGGGCACGCAAAGCGGCCACGACTACACGCAGCGGATGCAGGACTTCTGTGCCCGCAGGGTGAGCGAACTGGAGCAGGAAGACCTGTGCGGTTTCATCTTCAAGTCCAAGAGCCCCTCCAGTGGCATGGAACGGGTCAAGGTGTACAACGACGCGGGCATGCCCGAGCAAAAAGGCGTGGGGTTCTTCGCGCGCGAGTTCATGAAGCGTTTCCCGCTCCTGCCTTGCGAGGAGGACGGACGGCTGCACGACGCCGCGCTGCGCGAAAATTTCCTGGAGCGCGTCTTCACCATGAAGCGCTGGCGGGACATGCTGGCCGAGGGGCCGACGCTCGGCCGTCTAGTGGGATTCCACACCCGGCACAAACTGCTCTTGCGCTCCCACTCGGAAAAGCACTACCGCGAGATGGGCCGTATGGTGGCCACGGGCCGCGAGAAGCCTTTGCCGCAACTCGTGCACGACTACCAGAACATACTCATGGCCGCCCTGGCGCTCAAGGCCACCCCGCGCAAACACCTGAACGTGCTGCAGCATGCGGCCGGGCACTTCAAACGGGCGCTCACGAGCGACGAAAAGGCCGAACTCGGCGAGGTCTTTGGCCACTACCGCGACGGCCACGTACCGCTCATCGTGCCCATCACGCTCATCAACCATTACGTGCGCAAGTACAGCGAGGAATATCTCGCCGCGCAGACCTATCTGAACCCCCACCCCATCGAACTCAAACTGCGAAACCACGTCTGA
- a CDS encoding protoglobin domain-containing protein, translated as MPAPDLLDIKPPLPRLRFFKDQLGISPELAAPLANYAPQFAARVDSMGEFLYQLIMGYAQTKIVLQHQTSEMRLKHNWRGWYARLWDDPLSDDFLTALWKSGTRHVQYGVDHRFISLAYSHVRRFCMAEAAKIVSAEELSAVTDALARIFDLCLLVETDAFLTSSSRCELDVMAGVAHQIRNPLTIIGGNAHALLRSSGPGSREHAAGEAIIDEARRLERMVRNVSVYVSTLSLEPKFRRIQLEPLLTGLLDRLRSEGAMNGYDVDIRLPEGALAVEGDPALLEPLFYHLLQNAAEAALPDDPRLSVTSGTDRALPGFLSVHVFNTGQPPPGMSGEAMFLPFHSSKPYGTGFGLAIARLAARRNFGTLDIAPVNGSGTEAVATLPLPGAVDASGLFVRTGEQERPS; from the coding sequence ATGCCAGCCCCCGATCTGTTGGACATCAAACCGCCGCTTCCCCGGCTGCGCTTTTTCAAGGACCAGTTGGGCATAAGCCCGGAGCTCGCCGCCCCACTGGCCAATTATGCGCCGCAATTCGCGGCGCGCGTCGATTCCATGGGCGAATTCCTCTACCAACTCATCATGGGATATGCCCAGACCAAGATCGTGCTCCAGCACCAGACCTCGGAGATGCGCCTGAAACACAACTGGCGAGGCTGGTACGCGCGGCTGTGGGACGATCCCCTCTCCGACGATTTCCTGACCGCCCTGTGGAAGAGCGGCACCCGGCACGTGCAATACGGCGTGGACCACCGTTTCATCAGCCTGGCCTATTCCCATGTACGCCGCTTCTGCATGGCCGAAGCCGCGAAGATCGTCTCGGCCGAGGAGTTGTCCGCCGTAACCGACGCCCTGGCCCGCATTTTCGACCTGTGCCTGCTCGTTGAAACCGACGCCTTCCTGACCAGTTCCAGCCGCTGCGAGTTGGACGTCATGGCGGGGGTCGCCCACCAGATAAGGAACCCGCTGACGATCATCGGCGGCAACGCCCATGCCTTGCTGCGCTCCTCGGGCCCCGGCAGCCGCGAGCACGCGGCTGGCGAGGCCATCATCGACGAGGCCAGACGGCTCGAACGCATGGTCAGAAACGTGAGCGTCTACGTCTCCACGCTCTCGCTCGAACCAAAGTTTCGCAGGATTCAACTCGAACCGCTGCTCACCGGCCTTCTGGACCGGCTGCGGAGCGAAGGCGCCATGAACGGCTACGACGTGGACATTCGCCTGCCCGAAGGCGCCTTGGCCGTGGAGGGCGACCCCGCGCTCCTGGAACCGCTCTTCTACCACCTGCTGCAGAACGCGGCCGAGGCCGCGCTGCCAGACGACCCCCGGCTATCCGTCACGAGCGGCACGGATCGCGCGCTGCCAGGTTTCTTGTCGGTGCACGTCTTCAACACCGGCCAACCGCCGCCCGGCATGAGCGGCGAGGCCATGTTTCTGCCCTTCCATTCCTCCAAGCCCTACGGCACGGGCTTCGGACTGGCCATCGCCCGGCTCGCGGCCCGCCGCAACTTCGGCACGCTGGACATCGCGCCCGTGAACGGCAGCGGCACCGAGGCCGTGGCCACCCTGCCCCTGCCCGGCGCGGTGGACGCCTCGGGCCTCTTCGTCAGGACCGGGGAACAGGAAAGACCGTCATGA
- a CDS encoding HAD family hydrolase, which yields MISHVYFDYGGVIAEEGFAQGLRAIAVAEGRDPDEFFTAVRDIIFETGYVVGRVGEDEFWKTVRDRLGVRQDPQTMRREILSRFALRPHMLHLARRLRSMGRTVAILSDQTNWLDELDARDGFFSVYDHVFNSFHHGVHKGQREFFDLALSTLGARPANTLFIDDQEVNIVTARAVGLDTIHFTSADAFAAGFGVRFPGLLQTALDDARADTAGN from the coding sequence ATGATATCACATGTTTATTTTGATTACGGAGGAGTCATCGCCGAGGAAGGGTTCGCGCAGGGGCTTCGGGCCATCGCGGTCGCTGAAGGCCGCGACCCGGACGAATTCTTCACGGCCGTGCGCGACATCATTTTCGAGACGGGCTACGTGGTCGGCCGCGTGGGCGAGGACGAATTCTGGAAAACCGTGCGCGATCGCCTCGGCGTCCGGCAGGACCCGCAGACGATGCGCCGCGAGATCCTTTCGCGCTTCGCGCTTCGGCCGCACATGCTGCATCTGGCGCGTCGTCTGCGCTCCATGGGCAGGACCGTGGCCATCCTCTCCGATCAGACCAACTGGCTGGACGAACTCGACGCGCGCGACGGTTTTTTCTCGGTCTACGACCACGTCTTCAACAGCTTCCACCACGGCGTGCACAAGGGGCAGCGGGAGTTCTTCGACCTTGCCCTCTCGACCCTCGGCGCGCGTCCGGCAAACACTCTTTTCATCGACGACCAGGAAGTGAACATCGTCACGGCCAGAGCCGTGGGGCTGGACACCATTCATTTCACAAGCGCGGATGCCTTCGCCGCGGGCTTTGGAGTGCGCTTCCCCGGCCTTTTGCAGACCGCTCTCGACGACGCCCGCGCCGACACGGCGGGCAATTAA
- a CDS encoding phosphatidylserine decarboxylase family protein, with amino-acid sequence MKKSHAQLCPEGLPYIGVFAFATLVFALLEWGFLAFCGLVVTVLAVNFFRDPERVPPYDPDVAVAPADGKVIRVGQAEDPITREPRTVICIFMNVFDVHVNRAPAPGSVTRIEYIPGTFFNASLDKASQDNERCMLRLEDGERSWTVVQIAGLVARRIVTWADKGDALTRGQRFGMIKFGSRVDVYLPHDYEPCIAEGERTVAGQTPLARPRR; translated from the coding sequence ATGAAGAAATCCCACGCCCAACTCTGCCCCGAGGGCCTGCCCTACATCGGCGTCTTCGCCTTCGCCACGCTCGTCTTCGCCCTGCTCGAATGGGGCTTTCTGGCCTTTTGCGGCCTCGTGGTCACGGTCTTGGCCGTCAACTTCTTCCGCGACCCCGAGCGCGTGCCGCCGTACGATCCCGACGTGGCCGTGGCCCCGGCCGACGGCAAGGTCATCCGCGTGGGACAGGCCGAGGACCCCATCACCCGCGAGCCGCGCACCGTGATCTGCATCTTCATGAACGTCTTCGACGTGCACGTGAACCGCGCGCCAGCGCCCGGCTCCGTGACCCGCATCGAATACATCCCCGGGACCTTCTTCAACGCCTCCCTGGACAAGGCCAGCCAGGACAACGAACGCTGCATGCTGCGACTGGAGGACGGCGAGCGTTCCTGGACCGTGGTCCAGATCGCGGGACTCGTGGCCCGGCGCATCGTGACCTGGGCGGACAAGGGTGACGCATTGACGCGGGGCCAGCGCTTCGGCATGATCAAATTTGGTTCGCGGGTTGACGTCTATCTGCCCCATGACTATGAACCCTGCATCGCCGAAGGCGAACGCACGGTCGCCGGACAGACGCCCCTGGCCAGACCCAGGCGCTGA
- the pssA gene encoding CDP-diacylglycerol--serine O-phosphatidyltransferase produces MDENSTQKPRHRGVYILPNLMTTASMFAGFLGMTMAIKGQYEFCAWAILVSCVLDGLDGKIARLTGTSSEFGVQLDSLADLVAFGVTPALLIYLWQLDGYGRLGLMACFLFMVCAALRLARFNIQTKTSGKLLFTGMPTPAAGCIMATLVLFEQRLPEGLAGSLLPPVCLVLAYGLSFLMVSKIRYFSFKEYGWFKAHPLTTLVTAVLLFVVIASEPALLLFPLGLTYALSGIVYTFIILPRRHPKLLGDQSQDLS; encoded by the coding sequence GTGGACGAAAACAGCACGCAAAAGCCCCGCCATCGCGGGGTATACATCCTGCCCAACCTCATGACCACGGCGAGCATGTTCGCCGGGTTCCTGGGCATGACCATGGCCATCAAGGGGCAGTACGAGTTCTGCGCCTGGGCCATTCTGGTCTCCTGCGTGCTCGACGGCCTCGACGGCAAGATCGCCCGCCTCACGGGCACGAGCAGCGAGTTCGGCGTGCAGCTCGACTCGCTGGCCGATCTCGTGGCCTTCGGCGTTACTCCCGCGCTGCTGATCTACCTTTGGCAGCTCGACGGCTACGGCCGCCTGGGCCTCATGGCCTGCTTCCTGTTCATGGTCTGCGCCGCGCTGCGTCTGGCGCGCTTTAACATCCAGACCAAGACCTCGGGCAAGCTGCTCTTCACCGGCATGCCCACCCCGGCCGCGGGCTGCATCATGGCCACGCTGGTGCTCTTCGAACAGCGCCTGCCCGAGGGGTTGGCCGGAAGCCTGCTGCCCCCGGTCTGCCTGGTGCTGGCCTACGGCCTGTCCTTCCTCATGGTCAGCAAGATCAGGTACTTCTCCTTCAAGGAGTACGGCTGGTTCAAGGCTCATCCCCTGACCACGCTGGTCACGGCGGTGCTGCTCTTCGTGGTCATCGCCTCCGAGCCCGCCCTGCTGCTCTTCCCCCTGGGGCTGACCTACGCCCTGTCCGGGATCGTCTACACCTTCATCATCCTTCCCCGCCGCCACCCCAAGCTCCTAGGCGACCAGTCCCAGGATCTATCCTAG